GCCGCCGCGGAAGTAAAGCAGCGGCCGGCCGGCCGGGCCGGGCACCGTCGCCTCCAGCACCCGGCCGATCACCAGGGTGTGGTCACCCGCCGCGACCCGCTGCTCGGTACGGCACTCGACGGTGGCCAGCGCCCCCTCGATGAGCGGCGCGCCGGTCTGCGGGCCGCGCCGGTGCGGGGCGTCGGCGAACAGCAGCCGGTCGCTGAGCCGGCCCTTCATGGCGAACCGCGAGGCGAGCGCGCGGTGGTCCTCGGCGAGCAGCGAGACGGCCCAGGTCTCGGCCCGGGTCAGCACCTCGTCCATC
The window above is part of the Kitasatospora sp. HUAS MG31 genome. Proteins encoded here:
- a CDS encoding flavin reductase family protein, with translation MYSSSPQPAAAPTATPDEFRAALSQLASGVTLVTSHDPEDGEDVGMTATSFLSVSLEPPLVLVSVREDSRMDEVLTRAETWAVSLLAEDHRALASRFAMKGRLSDRLLFADAPHRRGPQTGAPLIEGALATVECRTEQRVAAGDHTLVIGRVLEATVPGPAGRPLLYFRGGYRQLG